In the genome of uncultured Pseudomonas sp., the window GGAGACCACCACCACGGCGCCGCTGAACTCCTGCAAGGCCATGGTCAGCGCCAGGCGCATTTCCAGGTCGAGGTGGTTGGTCGGCTCATCGAGCAGCAGCAGGTTGGGCTTGCCCCAGGCAATCAACGCCAGGGCCAGACGGGCTTTTTCGCCACCGGAGAAATTTAACACCGGCTCATCGCAGCGCGGGCCACGGAAGTCGAAACCACCAAGGAAGTCGCGCAAGGTCTGCTCGCGCTCGGTCGGGGCCAGGCGCTGGAAGTGCAACAGCGGACTGGCCTTGTCATCCAGGGCATCGAGCTGATGCTGGGCAAAGTAGCCGACCACCAGGTTCTCGCCGCGCTGCAAGCGGCCGCTAATCGGCTGCAGCTCGTTCGACAGGTTTTTGATCAGGGTCGACTTACCCGCCCCGTTCGGTCCGAGCAAGCCAATACGCGCGCCGGGCGCCAGGTTCAGTTTGACCTTCTCCAGCACCACTTTATCGCCGTAACCGAGGCGACCTTCGCTCAGGTCCAGCAGCGGGCTGGAAATCTTGTCGGCTTCACGGAAGCTGAAATCAAACGGCGAGTCGACATGCGCCGCCGACAACTCTTCCATGCGTTCCAGTGCCTTGATTCGGCTCTGCGCCTGACGCGCCTTGGTGGCTTGGGCCTTAAAGCGGGCGATGTACTTTTCCATGTGCGCGCGCTGCACTTGCTGCTTCTCGTACGCCTGTTGCTGCTGGGCCAGGCGTTCGGCACGGGTGCGTTCAAACGCCGAATAGCCGCCGCGATACAGGGTCAGCTTCTGCTGATCGAGGTGGGCCACATGATCCACCACCGCATCGAGGAAATCGCGGTCATGGGAAATCAGCAGCAAGGTGCCGGGGTAGCTTTTCAGCCAACCTTCAAGCCACAGGATCGCGTCGAGGTCGAGGTGGTTGGTCGGCTCATCGAGCAGCAACAGATCGGACGGGCACATCAGCGCCTGCGCGAGGTTCAGGCGCATGCGCCAGCCACCGGAGAAATCGCCAACGCGGCGGTCCATCTGTGCACTGTCAAAGCCCAGGCCGGCGAGCAGCTTGCGCGCACGGGCATCGGCGCTGTAGCCGTCGAGGGTATCCAGCTCGGTGTGCAACCGCGCCACCGCCGCGCCGTCATGCGCGGCTTCGGCCACGGCCAAGTCAGCTTGCACTCGACGCAGGTGCACATCGCCGTCGAGCACGTAATCCACCGCCTGGCGTTCGACCGCGTCGATCTCCTGGCGCATGTGGGCCACGCGCCAGTCGGCGGGAATCAGGCAATCGCCCGCGTCCGCACTCAGCTCGCCACGAAACAGGGCAAACAGGCTGGATTTGCCGGCACCATTGGCGCCGATCAGGCCGGCTTTGTGGCCGGGGTGCAGGGTCATCTCGGCATCTTCTAGCAGACGCTGAGGGCCACGCTGTAAAGTCAGGTTCAGGAGTCGGATCATAATGGCGGCGGAGTCTACCAGAGTCCCCCTTGAGAAATCCGGAAAGCACCATGCCCACTGATCTGTGGCGATTCGCCGAAACGCTTTATCAACGCCCGGGCGTCGAAGCCGCGTGCCTGCAACTGCAAGCCCAGGGGGCAGATGTGTGCCTGTTGCTCTGCGGCGCGTGGCTGGAAACGCGGCAGATACCCTGTGACGAAGAACGTACCGCGGCCTTGCGCATCCTGGCGCAGCCCTGGCAACAGCAAGTAGTCCTGCCGCTGCGCAATTTGCGGCAAAGCTGGCGTGAGGCCGCACAGGGCGATCAGGCGCTGGCGACGCTACGTGAACACATCAAACGACTGGAACTGAATGCCGAGCGCCAGCAGCTAGAGCGCCTGGCGGCGTGCACGCAACACTGGCCGAGTAATACGGCGAACGCGCCACCGAACTGGCTGCAAAGCCTCGCGCCTGAGCTGGCCAGCCGCGAGGCCCTGCAAACGCTGCACAGCGCAGCGGCGCAACTTAGCGCTTAATCCGCGCTTGGTGGCGTGCCGCCAGTGCTCGCGGCAGGCGCCGCCGCTTCGGCAACCGGCGCATTGACAACGGCCGGTTTAACTGCAGTTTTTCTAGCCGCTGGCTTGGCTGGGGCTTTTTTCACAGCGGGCTTCGCTACAGCCTGGCTGACTGGCTTAGCCGTTGCGACCTTCTTCACCGCAGGCTTTGCGACGGCCTTAGATGCAGCCGGCTTGCTGGCGGCAGGCTTGGCACTGCTCGCCGCTGCAGGCTTTTTCGCTGCCGCTTTGGTCGGTGCCTTGGCCGCTGGTTTGGCCACCTTGGCAGGCGCTCTTGCAGCGGGTTTGGCGGGTGCTTTGGCCACCGCAGTGACCGCCTTGCTGGCCGGCTTGGCGGCAGCTTTTCTGGCCGCAGGCTTGGCTGGGGCTTTAGGCGGCGCAGGCTTAACCGCCGTTTTGGCGGCAGCCGCCTTGGCCGAGCGGCTGTCCAGCGCTTTGTTAACGGCCTCTTTGACCTTGCCGACGCCCTGCGCCAATTTCAGACTTTCCTGAGCGTCACGCTTTAGCCCGGCAATATAGCTGCGAGTTTCGCTCTGGCGGTCTTTGAGAATGTCGAGCAACTGCTCCAGCTCGGCCACGGCCTCTTTACCTTTGGCCTGGGTTTTGGCCTTACCAGCGACGGCTGCATCCTGCATTTTGCTGCGGGCTTTGTGCAGTTTTTCCTGGGTCTTGCCACGTTGCTTTTCCAGCTTGGCGAGGAGCTTTTCGGCATCAACCAAGGCGCGCGTGCAGGCATCTTCGAGATGCTCAAGCAGGCTGCTGGAAAGTTGCTGTAACAGGTGCAGCGGCGTACTCACTGATTTCTTCTTTGCATTCTTTGTGGCCGACA includes:
- a CDS encoding ATP-binding cassette domain-containing protein, encoding MIRLLNLTLQRGPQRLLEDAEMTLHPGHKAGLIGANGAGKSSLFALFRGELSADAGDCLIPADWRVAHMRQEIDAVERQAVDYVLDGDVHLRRVQADLAVAEAAHDGAAVARLHTELDTLDGYSADARARKLLAGLGFDSAQMDRRVGDFSGGWRMRLNLAQALMCPSDLLLLDEPTNHLDLDAILWLEGWLKSYPGTLLLISHDRDFLDAVVDHVAHLDQQKLTLYRGGYSAFERTRAERLAQQQQAYEKQQVQRAHMEKYIARFKAQATKARQAQSRIKALERMEELSAAHVDSPFDFSFREADKISSPLLDLSEGRLGYGDKVVLEKVKLNLAPGARIGLLGPNGAGKSTLIKNLSNELQPISGRLQRGENLVVGYFAQHQLDALDDKASPLLHFQRLAPTEREQTLRDFLGGFDFRGPRCDEPVLNFSGGEKARLALALIAWGKPNLLLLDEPTNHLDLEMRLALTMALQEFSGAVVVVSHDRHLLKSTTDEFLLVADGQVQPFDGDLEDYARWLVDYRTRQAPTSGGESAPDKADKRVQRQAAAALRQQLAPHKREADKLEKELGQLHSKLAAVEARLGSSEIYEAAQKDQLREALAEQAALKVREADLEERWMAALETLESLQAELEAAS
- a CDS encoding TIGR02444 family protein, whose amino-acid sequence is MPTDLWRFAETLYQRPGVEAACLQLQAQGADVCLLLCGAWLETRQIPCDEERTAALRILAQPWQQQVVLPLRNLRQSWREAAQGDQALATLREHIKRLELNAERQQLERLAACTQHWPSNTANAPPNWLQSLAPELASREALQTLHSAAAQLSA
- a CDS encoding AlgP family protein, which translates into the protein MSATKNAKKKSVSTPLHLLQQLSSSLLEHLEDACTRALVDAEKLLAKLEKQRGKTQEKLHKARSKMQDAAVAGKAKTQAKGKEAVAELEQLLDILKDRQSETRSYIAGLKRDAQESLKLAQGVGKVKEAVNKALDSRSAKAAAAKTAVKPAPPKAPAKPAARKAAAKPASKAVTAVAKAPAKPAARAPAKVAKPAAKAPTKAAAKKPAAASSAKPAASKPAASKAVAKPAVKKVATAKPVSQAVAKPAVKKAPAKPAARKTAVKPAVVNAPVAEAAAPAASTGGTPPSAD